A segment of the Microbacterium luteolum genome:
TTCTCGGCGACGCCGACTGGCTGTTCCCGACCTATCGCGACTCGGTCGCCGTCATCGCCCGTGGAGTCGAGCCCGCCGACGCGCTGGTCCTCCTCAAGGGCGACTGGCACTCCGGCTACGACGTGCGCGCACACCGGGTCGCACCGCAGACGACGCCCCTCGCGACGCAGCTCCTGCACGCGGTCGGCTTCGCGCAGGCCGCGAAGCACCGCGGGGAGGACACGGTCGTCCTCGCCCTCTGCGGCGACGGCGCGACGAGCGAGGGCGACTTCCACGAGGCGATGAACTTCGCCGCCGTGTTCCATGTCCCGGTCGTCTTCTTCGTGCAGAACAACGAGTTCGCGATCTCGGTGCCGTTGTCCCGCCAGACCGCCGCCCCCTCCCTCGCGCACAAGGCGATCGGATACGGAATGCCAGGGCAGCGGGTCGACGGCAACGACGTCGCCGCGGTCCTCGCCGTGCTCGGCGAGGCGATCTCCCGGGCACGCGACGGCGGCGGCCCCTCGCTCATCGAAGCGCACACGTATCGGATGCAGGCGCACACCAACGCCGACGACGACACCCGCTACCGCGAGCGCGCCGAGGTGCAGGAGTGGGTCGCGCGGGATCCCCTGCAGCGCCTGCGCACGCACCTCACGGCGACCGGCGCCCTCGACGCGGAGGCCGAGGAGCGGTTCGCGGCCGGCGCGGAGGAGATCGCCGCGGCCATGCGGGCTGCGCTGAACACGGACGCCGACCTCGATCCCGAAGACCTCTTCCGCTTCGTGACCGAGACGCGCTCGTCGCAGCTCGAGGAGCAGTGGCAGCTGCTGCGCGACGAGATCGAACGCTCGCAGCTCGAGACGGAGGGCCACCGATGACCATCGCCCATGACGACATGCGCACCGAGACCGCGGAGCGCCAGGTGACGACCATGAGCATGGCCGCCGCCCTCAACCGGGCTCTCGCCGACGCGATCGAATCCGACCAGGACGTGGTCGTGTTCGGCGAGGACGTCGGCGCTCTCGGTGGCGTCTTCCGCATCACCGACGGGCTCACCGCGCGCTACGGCGAGGACCGGTGCTTCGACACGCCTCTCGCGGAGTCCGGCATCGTCGGCACCGCCGTCGGCATGGCCATGAACGGCCTGCGTCCGGTGGTGGAGATGCAGTTCGACGCGTTCGCCCTTCCCGCCTTCGAGCAGGTCGTGAGCCACGTCGCGAAGCTCGGCAACCGCACACGCGGAGGAATGCGGATGCCGCTGGTCATCCGCGTCCCGTTCGGCGGCGGCATCGGCGGCGTGGAGCACCACTGCGACTCCTCGGAGGCGTACTACGCGCACACCCCGGGGCTCACCGTGGTGAGTCCCTCCACCCCGCAGGACGCCTACTCCCTGCTGCGTGCGGCGATCGCCTCCCCCGACCCCGTGATCTTCCTCGAGCCGAAGAAGCTGTACTGGAGCAAGGGCGAGGTCGACACGTCGATCACGGCGGAGATCGGCACGGCGCGGATCGCACGGGAGGGCACCGACGTGACCCTGCTCGCGTACGGCGCCTCCGTGTCGCTCGCCCTCGAGGCCGCCGAGGTCGCCGCCGCGGAGGGCCGGAGCGTGCAGGTCGTGGACGTGCGCTCGCTCTCCCCGTTCGACGACGCGACGGTGACGGCCGCCGTGAAGTCGACCGGGCGGGCCGTGGTCATCGCCGAGGCTCCCGGATACGCCTCCGTCGCCTCGGAGATCCAGGCCCGCGTCTTCGAGCGGTGCTTCGAGTTCCTCGAGGCGCCCGTGCGCCGGGTCACCGGCTTCGATGTGCCCTACGCGCCGCCGAAGCTCGAGCACTGGTACCTGCCCGACGTCGACCGGGTTCTCGACGCGATCGACACGCTGCACTGGGACGAGGACGTATGAGCACCGACCTGAAGAACGGCACCGCGCAGGTCTTCCGTCTCCCCGACCTCGGCGAGGGACTGACCGAGGCCGGACTCGTGCAGTGGCTCGTCGCGGTCGGCGACACGATCGTCACGGACCAGCCCATCGCCGAGGTCGAGACCGCCAAGAGCGTCGTCGAGCTGCCCTCGCCGTTCGCGGGCGTCGTGGTCGCGCTGCACGGTGAGGCGGGTGACACGATCGACGTCGGAGCCCCTGTCCTCGAGGTCGCGGGAGCCCCGCAGAACCCGGAGTCGGATGCCGCGCCCGGCGCCGCCGTGGAGCAGGAGGCCTACCGCGAGGAGGAGCGCGCCGGCTCCGGCAACGTGCTCATCGGCTACGGCACCACGGAGCGCGCCGGATCCGGCCGTCGTCGCCGCCCCGCCGCTGCGCGTGCGAAGACTCCCGCAGATCTCCGAGAGCCCTCCGCTTCTCGGACCGTCCCCGCGGAATCATCCGAGAAGCCGACGATCGTCCGAGAGACGGATGCCGCGCCACGCCGCCCCGTGGCGGTGCGCTCTCCGCTCGTGCGGCGCCTCGCGCGCGATCTCGGCCTCGACGTGCACACCATCGTCGCGACCGGACCAGACGGCGCCGTGACGCGCGCCGATGTGCTCCGTTCCGCGGTGGACAACGCCGTGGACGGCGCGGCCGCGCATCATCGCGAGACGAGCAGTGCCGCGGTCGGCAGCGAGGAGACCGTCGACGGCCTCGGCGTCCGGGCGCGGGAGCGGATGTCGCCGTTGCGGAAGGCCGTCAGCGCCAAGCTCAGCCGCAGCAGGGCCGAGATTCCGGAGGCGACGGTCTGGGTCGACGTCGACGCCACCGCCCTCTGGGACCTTCGCGCGCAGATGGCGCCCGAGGGCGGCAGGGCACCGTCGGTCACCGCCCTCCTCGCCCGCTTCGTGCTCCTCGCCCTCGAGGACCACCCCATCCTCGCGTCGCGTCTCAGCGAGGACGCCGGCGAGCTGATCTCCTTCGACGGGGTGAACCTCGGCGTCGCGGCAGACACCGATCGCGGGCTGATGGTCCCGGTGATCCCCGGCGCTCACAGCCTCACGGTCGAGCAGCTCGACGTGGCGCTGCGCGAGCTCGCCACATCGGCGAGGGCCGGATCGCTGCCGCCGGAGCGACTGCGCGGATCGACGTTCACCCTCAACAACTACGGCGGGCTGGGAGTCGACGGCTCGGCGGCGATCATCAACCACCCCGATGTCGCCATCCTCGGCATCGGCCGCATCATCGAGCGCCCCTGGGTCGTGGACGGCGAGATCGTGGTGCGGCGCATCGCCCAGCTGTCGCTCGTGTTCGATCACCGCGTCTGCGACGGCGGGTACGCAGCCGGCTTCCTCCGACGCGTGACCGAGCTTATCGAGCATCCGCTGCGCGCCTTCGGGAGGGTCTGATGACGGAGGCGTTCCTCGTCGGCGGAGTCCGCACACCGGTCGGACGCTACGGCGGAGCCCTCGCCGGTGTGCGACCCGACGACCTCGCCGCTCTCGTCGTGCGCGAGGCGGTCGCCAGGGCCGGAATCCCGGATGCCGCGATCGACGAGGTCATCCTGGGAGCGGCCAACCAGGCGGGCGAGGACAACCGGAACGTCGCGCGCATGGCCGTGCTGCTGGCGGGACTCCCTGACAGCATCCCCGGCATCACGGTGAACCGGCTCTGCGCCTCCGGGATGTCGGCGATCGCGATGGCCGCACAGGCGATCCGCGCCCGCGACGCCGACCTCATCGTCGCGGGCGGTGTCGAATCCATGACCCGGGCGCCGTGGGTGCAGGCGAAGCCCGAGCGCGCGTGGGCGAAGCCCGGTGCGGCATTCGACACTTCGATCGGCTGGCGTTTCACGAATCCCCGCCTGGCCGCGCGCGACAAGGCGACGTTCTCGATGCCCGAGACCGCCGAAGAGGTCGCGCGCCGCGACGGCATCACCCGTGCGGATGCCGACGCCTTCGCTCTCCGCAGCCAGCAGCGCGCCGCCGCCGCGATCGACGCCGGTCGCTTCACGGCCG
Coding sequences within it:
- a CDS encoding thiolase family protein — encoded protein: MTEAFLVGGVRTPVGRYGGALAGVRPDDLAALVVREAVARAGIPDAAIDEVILGAANQAGEDNRNVARMAVLLAGLPDSIPGITVNRLCASGMSAIAMAAQAIRARDADLIVAGGVESMTRAPWVQAKPERAWAKPGAAFDTSIGWRFTNPRLAARDKATFSMPETAEEVARRDGITRADADAFALRSQQRAAAAIDAGRFTAEIVAVPTRSGDVTIDEGPRRDTSLEALAGLRPVVAGGEVVTAGNSSSLNDGSSAIVVASADAVRRYGLVPRARILAATSAALAPEIMGLGPVPATEKALQRAGLDIADIGAVELNEAFATQSLASMRRLGLDPEIVNRDGGAIALGHPLGSSGSRLVVTLLGRLEREGVERGLATMCVGVGQGAAMIVERVS
- a CDS encoding alpha-ketoacid dehydrogenase subunit beta, which codes for MTIAHDDMRTETAERQVTTMSMAAALNRALADAIESDQDVVVFGEDVGALGGVFRITDGLTARYGEDRCFDTPLAESGIVGTAVGMAMNGLRPVVEMQFDAFALPAFEQVVSHVAKLGNRTRGGMRMPLVIRVPFGGGIGGVEHHCDSSEAYYAHTPGLTVVSPSTPQDAYSLLRAAIASPDPVIFLEPKKLYWSKGEVDTSITAEIGTARIAREGTDVTLLAYGASVSLALEAAEVAAAEGRSVQVVDVRSLSPFDDATVTAAVKSTGRAVVIAEAPGYASVASEIQARVFERCFEFLEAPVRRVTGFDVPYAPPKLEHWYLPDVDRVLDAIDTLHWDEDV
- a CDS encoding thiamine pyrophosphate-dependent enzyme; translated protein: MQHTDMLPRDTAVQLIDQNGAPVADEQYALPEADVLLQAYRGLVEGRRINDQAGALVRQGRLAVYPSSHGQEACQVGASMVLGDADWLFPTYRDSVAVIARGVEPADALVLLKGDWHSGYDVRAHRVAPQTTPLATQLLHAVGFAQAAKHRGEDTVVLALCGDGATSEGDFHEAMNFAAVFHVPVVFFVQNNEFAISVPLSRQTAAPSLAHKAIGYGMPGQRVDGNDVAAVLAVLGEAISRARDGGGPSLIEAHTYRMQAHTNADDDTRYRERAEVQEWVARDPLQRLRTHLTATGALDAEAEERFAAGAEEIAAAMRAALNTDADLDPEDLFRFVTETRSSQLEEQWQLLRDEIERSQLETEGHR
- a CDS encoding dihydrolipoamide acetyltransferase family protein, yielding MSTDLKNGTAQVFRLPDLGEGLTEAGLVQWLVAVGDTIVTDQPIAEVETAKSVVELPSPFAGVVVALHGEAGDTIDVGAPVLEVAGAPQNPESDAAPGAAVEQEAYREEERAGSGNVLIGYGTTERAGSGRRRRPAAARAKTPADLREPSASRTVPAESSEKPTIVRETDAAPRRPVAVRSPLVRRLARDLGLDVHTIVATGPDGAVTRADVLRSAVDNAVDGAAAHHRETSSAAVGSEETVDGLGVRARERMSPLRKAVSAKLSRSRAEIPEATVWVDVDATALWDLRAQMAPEGGRAPSVTALLARFVLLALEDHPILASRLSEDAGELISFDGVNLGVAADTDRGLMVPVIPGAHSLTVEQLDVALRELATSARAGSLPPERLRGSTFTLNNYGGLGVDGSAAIINHPDVAILGIGRIIERPWVVDGEIVVRRIAQLSLVFDHRVCDGGYAAGFLRRVTELIEHPLRAFGRV